From Candidatus Nucleicultrix amoebiphila FS5, a single genomic window includes:
- the rseP gene encoding RIP metalloprotease RseP: protein MDILQTLYVNLIPFILILSLLVFVHELGHYLVAKWNGVKVEVFSIGFGREILGWTDRSGTRWKISWLPLGGYVRMFSDLNAASQPDTKTIKEMSDEEKKMSLFHKTVWQRIAVSAAGPLANYLFAILIFGIIYIVSGQRMPSTEAKIGFIMPSSPAAEAGLKVGDKVLSVNDKNVTTFSELHDIIVKSPDVQLHLKIDRLGENLTISVKPTVVEIKDQKIGRLGIQQGFDQVKRPFYSAFGYALHDVIHVSYATLESVGRIIVRKQSADGLSGPIGIATTIGEVAQKNWIDLIWLTAFLSLNLGLINLFPVPMLDGGHLLFYFIEAVRGKPLSEKAQEIGFRIGFALLMGLVLLTTWNDLSRFKFFMYIKNLFN from the coding sequence ATGGACATTCTGCAAACACTTTACGTTAATTTAATTCCGTTTATCCTTATTTTATCACTATTAGTTTTTGTCCATGAATTGGGCCATTACTTAGTTGCTAAGTGGAATGGCGTGAAAGTTGAAGTCTTTTCCATTGGGTTTGGACGTGAAATTCTGGGGTGGACAGACCGCTCAGGAACACGCTGGAAAATATCTTGGTTGCCCCTTGGTGGCTATGTGCGCATGTTTAGCGATCTTAATGCAGCAAGCCAGCCTGATACGAAAACAATCAAAGAAATGAGCGATGAAGAAAAGAAAATGTCCTTATTTCATAAAACAGTCTGGCAACGTATTGCTGTTTCAGCGGCGGGTCCCCTTGCGAATTATCTTTTTGCTATTTTAATTTTTGGGATTATTTATATTGTTTCAGGTCAAAGGATGCCCTCTACAGAAGCCAAAATTGGATTCATTATGCCTTCATCCCCTGCGGCTGAAGCAGGACTAAAGGTTGGCGATAAAGTTTTATCTGTGAACGATAAGAATGTGACAACCTTTTCTGAGTTGCACGATATTATTGTTAAGAGCCCTGATGTCCAACTCCATCTTAAAATTGATCGTCTTGGCGAGAACTTGACGATTTCTGTTAAACCAACGGTTGTTGAGATAAAAGATCAAAAGATTGGACGCTTGGGGATTCAGCAGGGATTTGATCAAGTGAAACGACCTTTTTATTCAGCTTTCGGTTATGCACTGCATGATGTGATTCATGTGTCTTATGCTACGCTTGAATCTGTGGGGCGCATCATAGTACGTAAGCAATCAGCAGATGGATTAAGTGGACCTATTGGAATTGCAACAACTATAGGTGAAGTTGCTCAAAAGAATTGGATAGATTTAATCTGGTTAACAGCATTCCTGTCACTCAATCTGGGCTTAATTAATCTTTTTCCAGTCCCTATGTTAGATGGTGGACATTTGTTGTTTTACTTTATAGAAGCCGTTCGCGGTAAACCGTTAAGTGAAAAAGCGCAAGAAATTGGATTTCGCATAGGTTTTGCCTTGCTCATGGGACTTGTATTGCTTACAACTTGGAATGATCTTTCCAGATTCAAATTCTTTATGTATATCAAAAACTTATTCAATTAA
- a CDS encoding DNA gyrase inhibitor YacG, translating to MGMSPSMKNVKCPICKKPSVEKYRPFCSERCKMIDLGKWLGEAYSIPIASEDTKKEPQKLEDEND from the coding sequence ATGGGGATGTCCCCGTCTATGAAAAATGTTAAGTGTCCAATCTGTAAGAAACCTTCAGTTGAAAAGTACCGACCTTTTTGCTCTGAACGCTGTAAAATGATTGATTTGGGCAAATGGTTAGGGGAGGCTTATAGTATTCCTATTGCTTCTGAGGACACTAAAAAAGAGCCTCAAAAATTAGAGGACGAAAACGATTAG
- the infA gene encoding translation initiation factor IF-1, producing the protein MAKEDLLEFPGVVTEVLPNAMFRVKLENDHIILAHTAGRMRKNRIRVLAGDKVIVEMTPYDLTKGRIIFREK; encoded by the coding sequence ATGGCGAAAGAAGACTTACTTGAATTTCCAGGAGTTGTAACGGAAGTTCTTCCCAACGCAATGTTTCGCGTAAAGCTTGAAAATGACCATATTATTTTGGCTCATACTGCAGGTCGCATGCGCAAAAATAGAATTCGTGTCTTGGCTGGCGATAAAGTAATTGTTGAAATGACCCCTTATGATTTAACGAAGGGCCGCATTATTTTCCGCGAGAAATAA
- a CDS encoding DUF599 domain-containing protein, producing MTEELTIVFKELAAVYNFLIQYPSELIALIWFLFCWIGYNFVTDNIVKSSRSLPARMHLYRVQWMTTTLRRDNRMLDINIINGLQQSISFFASTSILIIAGLLAVLGASDTALDIIKHLPFSIEAPKNLWYLKVMILISLFVYAFFKHTWALRQLNYASILMGSIPLANEADDRFIPSARRCAMIATQAAKHLNRGLRTYYFGIATLAWFINPWLFMIATTAIVLVMYRREYRSHVVKLLNMPGEEPLSDIPTHHSAK from the coding sequence ATGACAGAAGAACTGACCATTGTTTTCAAGGAATTGGCTGCTGTTTACAATTTTTTGATTCAATACCCTTCGGAATTGATTGCTTTGATTTGGTTCTTATTTTGTTGGATTGGCTATAACTTTGTCACAGATAATATAGTAAAAAGCTCACGTAGCTTGCCAGCGCGTATGCATTTATACCGCGTTCAATGGATGACAACGACTTTAAGACGTGACAATAGAATGTTGGACATTAATATCATCAATGGGTTACAGCAAAGTATTTCCTTTTTTGCTTCAACATCTATCCTAATTATTGCTGGTCTTTTAGCTGTTTTGGGCGCTTCAGATACAGCCCTTGATATTATTAAACACCTCCCTTTTTCTATCGAGGCCCCTAAAAATCTTTGGTATTTAAAAGTAATGATTTTAATAAGTCTGTTTGTATACGCGTTCTTCAAGCATACTTGGGCTTTAAGGCAACTTAACTATGCTTCAATTTTGATGGGTTCAATTCCTCTTGCAAACGAAGCCGATGACCGTTTTATTCCTTCAGCCAGAAGATGTGCAATGATCGCCACGCAGGCTGCCAAGCATTTAAATCGAGGTCTCCGGACCTATTATTTTGGCATAGCTACCCTTGCTTGGTTTATTAACCCTTGGCTCTTTATGATTGCAACCACCGCCATCGTGCTGGTGATGTATCGGCGAGAATACCGGTCACACGTTGTCAAGTTACTCAATATGCCGGGTGAGGAGCCCCTTTCGGATATCCCCACCCACCATTCTGCAAAATAA
- a CDS encoding SDR family oxidoreductase has translation MSDLKGKTLFITGGSRGIGREIALKAARDGANIAFIAKTAEAHPKLQGTIYSVAKEIEEAGGKALPIQGDIRFEDQIVSAVEKTVQTFGGIDILVNNASAINLTGTLATEMKRYDLMFDINVRGTFATTQACIPYLKKAANPHVLMLSPPLNMNAKWFKPHCAYTMSKYGMSMCVLGMAEEFKTDKIAVNALWPRTCIATAAIQMLGGESFLKASRSPKIVADAAHIILTKNSHECTGNFFIDDALLKSEGVTDFDQYAMTPGTQLIPDFFLD, from the coding sequence ATGTCTGATCTTAAAGGAAAAACGCTATTTATTACCGGTGGTAGCCGAGGGATCGGTCGAGAGATAGCTCTCAAAGCCGCGCGAGACGGTGCCAATATTGCATTTATTGCAAAAACTGCAGAAGCGCATCCAAAATTGCAAGGCACCATATACTCAGTGGCGAAAGAAATTGAAGAAGCAGGGGGAAAAGCACTGCCTATACAAGGAGATATTCGCTTTGAAGATCAGATTGTCAGTGCAGTTGAAAAAACTGTTCAGACCTTCGGAGGGATAGATATTTTGGTAAATAACGCCAGTGCTATCAATTTAACTGGGACTCTTGCCACTGAGATGAAGCGCTATGACCTCATGTTTGATATTAACGTTCGAGGGACTTTTGCGACTACCCAAGCGTGTATTCCCTATCTTAAAAAAGCAGCCAATCCCCATGTGTTAATGCTTTCCCCCCCATTAAACATGAATGCTAAGTGGTTTAAGCCTCATTGTGCTTATACAATGTCTAAGTATGGAATGAGCATGTGCGTATTGGGGATGGCCGAAGAATTTAAAACTGATAAAATTGCTGTCAATGCGCTTTGGCCACGTACGTGTATCGCTACCGCAGCCATTCAAATGTTGGGGGGAGAGAGCTTTCTGAAAGCTTCAAGGTCGCCAAAAATAGTGGCAGACGCTGCTCATATAATTCTTACTAAAAATAGTCATGAGTGTACGGGGAATTTTTTTATAGATGATGCCTTGCTGAAGAGTGAAGGGGTTACAGATTTTGATCAGTACGCTATGACTCCTGGAACTCAATTGATACCAGACTTCTTTTTGGATTAA
- a CDS encoding enoyl-CoA hydratase/isomerase family protein codes for MTEPVILVDKKDNIALVTLNRPLALNTMNVQMATGLRQTFADLEYDEGVRCVVIKGAGEHFCAGGDVQFFASLIKDSSEERKGIIHSLIADIHDAIISIRRMPKPVLTSVRGAAAGFGVSLMLAADLAVASKNAYFKLAYTDIGLSPDGGATFALPRILGQRRAMQLILMNDSLNSEAACNIGMINWVVEDDVLEEKTLEIAKKLAKGPTEAFTHVKEALNNTFHNTLAQQLDLEKNLFLSCLETQDFAEGVMSFLEKRNPNFKGE; via the coding sequence ATGACTGAACCCGTAATTCTTGTTGATAAGAAAGATAACATTGCTCTTGTAACATTAAACCGGCCTTTAGCCCTCAATACAATGAATGTGCAAATGGCTACAGGACTTAGGCAGACCTTTGCTGATTTGGAATATGATGAGGGTGTCCGCTGCGTTGTTATAAAGGGGGCTGGCGAGCATTTTTGTGCGGGTGGAGACGTTCAATTCTTTGCAAGCTTGATTAAAGATTCTTCTGAAGAACGTAAGGGAATTATTCATTCACTCATAGCAGATATCCATGATGCTATAATCTCTATTCGGCGCATGCCTAAGCCTGTGCTCACATCAGTAAGAGGTGCCGCGGCTGGCTTTGGCGTGAGTTTAATGTTGGCTGCAGATTTGGCAGTGGCTTCTAAAAATGCTTATTTTAAGTTGGCCTATACCGATATAGGGCTTTCACCGGATGGGGGGGCAACTTTTGCACTACCCAGGATTTTGGGACAGAGAAGAGCGATGCAGCTTATATTAATGAATGATTCGCTGAATAGTGAAGCAGCATGTAACATTGGTATGATTAACTGGGTCGTTGAAGACGACGTCTTAGAAGAAAAAACTTTAGAAATCGCAAAAAAGCTTGCCAAGGGTCCCACAGAAGCTTTCACGCATGTGAAGGAAGCTCTCAACAATACATTTCATAATACGCTTGCACAGCAGCTCGATCTCGAGAAAAATCTTTTCTTATCTTGCTTAGAGACCCAGGACTTTGCAGAAGGCGTTATGAGCTTTCTAGAAAAACGTAACCCTAATTTTAAAGGTGAATAA
- a CDS encoding thioesterase family protein produces MNLLLRFLRVVLHGFFRSKIGIFDDSEVHFHVWPNDLDLNMHMTNSRYLSVTDLARIDRIVRQGIFTHLVKRKLATVLGASYIRFRQSLNMFQRYTIKTRLIGIDEKWFYIEHRFTSKGKLIAFSIVKGLFIENGKSIPTLEAIKHFYPDHEMPKKLPKLPKYVAQWIEMEDTVRYTINKEYKND; encoded by the coding sequence ATGAATCTTTTATTACGCTTCTTAAGAGTCGTCCTGCACGGTTTTTTTAGGTCTAAAATTGGTATATTTGATGATTCTGAAGTACATTTCCATGTCTGGCCCAATGATCTTGATCTCAATATGCATATGACTAATTCGCGGTATTTAAGCGTTACGGATTTAGCGCGCATTGATCGAATTGTTAGGCAAGGAATTTTTACGCATCTCGTCAAAAGAAAATTAGCAACTGTTCTTGGTGCCTCCTATATACGTTTTCGTCAAAGTTTGAATATGTTTCAACGCTATACAATCAAAACGAGGCTTATCGGTATTGATGAAAAGTGGTTTTATATAGAGCATCGCTTTACCAGCAAAGGCAAACTTATAGCTTTTAGCATTGTGAAAGGGTTGTTTATAGAAAATGGAAAATCAATTCCAACTTTAGAAGCAATAAAACACTTCTATCCTGATCATGAGATGCCAAAAAAGCTTCCCAAACTACCCAAATATGTCGCTCAATGGATTGAGATGGAAGATACTGTTAGGTACACAATAAATAAAGAATATAAAAATGACTGA